One window of Nicotiana tomentosiformis chromosome 11, ASM39032v3, whole genome shotgun sequence genomic DNA carries:
- the LOC138900835 gene encoding uncharacterized protein: protein MDLFYVVQPPTGWVSVEELERQSWELRTGDWWWNGEVQGKVETKKAAYLKLVGSTDEEEWRTYRECYKKAKREAKLAVTAAKTAAFERLYEDLGSKGGDRKLYKLAKTRERKARDLGRVRCIKDEDGKVLVEESCIRHRWQEYFHRHLNEEGDRNIVLGELENSESQRDFGFCRRVKCEEIDVSIRKRSRGKATGPDEIRMEF from the exons atggatttgtttTATGTGGTCCAGCCCCCAACGGGGTGGGTTAGTGTTGAAGAACTGGAGCGACAATCTTGGGAACTAAGG ACAggggactggtggtggaatggggAGGTCCAAGGAAAAGTGGAAACTAAGAAAGCGGCATATTTGAAGCTAGTGGGGAGCACGGACGAGGAAGAGTGGAGGACGTatagggagtgttataagaaggcAAAGAGGGAGGCGAAGCTCGCAGTCACGGCGGCTAAGACTGCAGCTTTTGAAAGATTGTATGAGGATCTCGGGAGTAAAGGAGGGGATAGGAAACTGTACAAGTTAGCCAAGACTagggagaggaaggctcgggacctGGGTCgagtgaggtgcatcaaagacgaaGATGGTAAGGTATTGGTGGAAGAGTCATGTATCAGGCATAGATGGCAGGAGTACTTCCATAGACACTTGAACGAGGAAGGGGATAGGAATATCGTGCTGGGTGAGTTGGAGAACTCAGAGAGTCAGAGAGATTTTGGGTTTTGTAGGCGTGTTAAGTGTGAGGAGATTGATGTGTCAATACGGAAGAGAAGCAGGGGTAAGGCAACTGGGCCTGACGAGATCCGGATGGAATTTTAG